In a single window of the Trichoderma breve strain T069 chromosome 6, whole genome shotgun sequence genome:
- a CDS encoding phosphotransferase enzyme family domain-containing protein, whose translation MPRPMQDGLGWEQTTFYLMPVWTREPSISAIESVCRQQLKTPSEDPCTVAFHAAGLFNKVYLVHTAGRSFIMRVTLPVYPRHKTRAEVVTLRWVRENTSIPVPEVFGFDDSNDNEIGFEWILMEYMQGTSARKRWRTMSMEQKVALAERFAVFQFKLSGLEKPESIFEGIGTLDSPEIDLEVNSKTSQSTAAPGRLMSPEFFMGDHLEYDIPRGAFRSSSDWLNAILAIIIRHQNLVLEKSEDEDDIEDAEDILPVAQTLLTLLPKVFPQDLTTSESSALQHHDLNLNNILVNEQGEVTAVLDWECVSVLPLWMLTQVPKFLDGEPREDEPQRDIYADETPEEAAAEADRRNDPDYQDNEGKNELYWIHKLEYEQTQLRKVYKARLKELCPEWVEESPLQNDFYEAVSQCDGIWKKKARRWAERVEKGEAVRFRDI comes from the coding sequence ATGCCGCGACCGATGCAGGACGGTTTAGGGTGGGAGCAGACAACATTCTATTTGATGCCAGTATGGACGCGGGAACCTTCAATCAGCGCGATTGAGAGCGTATGCCGCCAACAGCTCAAAACGCCCTCTGAGGACCCTTGCACCGTCGCCTTTCACGCAGCAGGTCTTTTCAACAAGGTCTACCTGGTTCACACTGCCGGGCGCTCTTTCATCATGCGCGTCACCTTGCCCGTCTACCCTCGTCACAAAACACGCGCCGAGGTTGTTACCTTGAGGTGGGTGCGCGAGAACACCAGCATCCCAGTTCCCGAGGTCTTCGGTTTTGACGACAGTAATGACAATGAGATCGGCTTCGAATGGATCTTgatggagtacatgcaggGCACATCGGCGCGGAAGCGTTGGCGCACCATGTCGATGGAGCAGAAGGTCGCGCTCGCGGAGCGATTTGCAGTGTTCCAGTTCAAGTTATCAGGTCTTGAGAAGCCAGAATCCATATTCGAAGGAATAGGAACATTGGATTCGCCGGAAATAGACCTCGAAGTCAACTCTAAGACATCACAATCCACGGCCGCGCCTGGGCGCCTCATGTCCCCTGAATTCTTCATGGGCGATCATCTTGAATACGACATCCCAAGGGGGGCATTTCGCTCGAGCTCTGACTGGCTAAACGCCATattggccatcatcatacgGCATCAGAATTTGGTTCTAGAGAAGtctgaggatgaagacgacatcgaagatgccgaggacATCCTGCCAGTAGCACAAACCCTCCTAACTCTCCTTCCCAAGGTTTTCCCCCAAGACTTGACCACATCAGAGTCGTCAGCTCTCCAACACCATgatctcaatctcaacaacATCCTAGTCAACGAACAAGGCGAGGTCACAGCTGTGCTCGACTGGGAATGTGTCTCGGTACTACCACTCTGGATGCTGACTCAAGTGCCCAAGTTTCTGGACGGTGAACCTCGGGAAGATGAGCCACAGCGGGATATATATGCGGACGAGACACcagaggaggctgctgcagaagcggATAGGCGCAACGACCCAGACTACCAGGACAACGAAGGCAAGAACGAACTGTATTGGATTCACAAGCTGGAATATGAGCAGACGCAGCTACGGAAGGTGTACAAAGCCAGGTTGAAAGAATTGTGTCCGGAATGGGTCGAGGAAAGCCCGTTGCAGAACGACTTTTACGAAGCAGTCTCGCAATGCGATGGGatatggaagaaaaaggcgcGCAGATGGGCCGAGCGTGTGGAGAAGGGCGAGGCTGTACGGTTCAGAGATATCTAA
- a CDS encoding adenylosuccinate synthetase domain-containing protein — protein MVLGQITGYPKMLVLGDRLPPFIHAPCYMDERLAPECGEMGKHQCLPKRLAICASLYKSLDSYGQLAALQAVIIYILLQAQDPETAERNGANALLLIMIELFTCLTESIDWDSCDSTETPDRQHWVLRESLRRIVALLGLVELLFEGLIPPHAAQANPPYKNFRATPLPSQRDLWEARTNRSWRRELKLYLSGRTSREVLTVGDLLELDNAGCFKNTWNNQHAYSKLPDAQLRQLKSRIFQASEICKQNPNQPWLRSFWAPNGATKAYDHFQIPTIPMRLRLTMATRQKGKLTDILAPEAQLCARAAGGHNAGHSIVANGVSYSFHLLPSGLVNPNCRNLIGSAVVAHIPSFFKELEELEKKGLSNVHDRIFISDRVHIDLDLHVAVDGLEEIELGDRKVGTTGRGIGPAYSTKAARSGIRLAEVFNEELFESKLRRLASGYQKRYGDLLKYDVEEEINRFKTYRPKLRKYTVDAIAFMKEAQEKNTKILCEGANALMLDLDWGSYPYVTSSSTGIGGMVTGLALDIRKIGEVIGVVKAYTTRVGSGAFKTEDLGEIGEKFQERGREWGTSTGRRRRCGWLDLVVVKYTTDVNHYTALNLTKLDVLDTFPTIKIAIAYEDPETGEKLDSYPASLDVLDRAKVIYHEMPGWNQSTTNVKTFEELPKEAQDYILYIEEFVGVKIKWVGTGPDREAMITRF, from the exons ATGGTCCTGGGACAAATTACCGGTTATCCAAAGATGCTCGTCCTAGGAGACCGCCTTCCTCCATTTATCCATGCGCCTTGCTACATGGACGAGAGGCTTGCTCCAGAATGTGGTGAAATGGGGAAACACCAATGCTTGCCCAAAAGACTTGCCATTTGCGCCAGCTTG TATAAAAGCTTGGACTCATACGGCCAACTTGCTGCCCTACAGGCGGTCATCATATATATCCTCCTACAAGCTCAGGATCCCGAAACAGCGGAACGAAATGGCGCCAATGCTCTGCTGTTGATCATGATA GAACTCTTTACTTGCCTCACTGAGAGCATTGACTGGGATTCATGTGACTCTACAGAAACACCAGACAGACAACATTGGGTATTGAGGGAGTCTTTGAGACG GATAGTCGccttgcttggccttgtcgagctACTATTCGAAGGTCTAATCCCGCCTCACGCAGCCCAAGCCAACCCTCCCTATAAAAACTTCCGGGCCACTCCTCTACCAAGTCAGCGCGACTTGTGGGAAGCCCGCACCAACAGATCTTGGAGGCGAGAGCTGAAGCTGTACCTTTCAGGCCGGACGTCGCGCGAAGTGCTAACAGTCGGAGACCTGCTTGAGCTGGATAACGCGGGCTGTTTCAAGAATACTTGGAACAATCAGCATGCGTACAGCAAGTTGCCGGATGCG CAACTGCGTCAATTGAAATCTCGAATCTTTCAAGCCAGCGAAATCTGCAAGCAGAATCCGAACCAGCCATGGCTACGATCATT CTGGGCGCCCAATGGG GCGACGAAGGCGTACGACCATTTCCAAATTCCTACTATTCCTATGCGATTGCGACTAACAATGGCGACTCGACAGAAAGGAAAATTGACCGACATCCTTGCTCCCGAGGCGCAACTTTGCGCGCGAGCTGCG GGCGGTCATAATGCTGGCC ACTCCATTGT TGCCAATGGCGTGTCGTACAG CTTCCACCTGCTGCCTTCCGGCCTAGTCAACCCCAACTG TCGAAACCTTATTGGTTCTGCCGTGGTGGCTCACATT CCTTCGTTCTTCAAGGAACTAGAAGAGCTCGAGAAAAAGGGACTTTCAAA CGTCCACGATCGAATCTTCATCAGCGACAGAGTTCACATTGATCTGGACCTCCACGTTGCCGTTGATGGCTTGGAAGAAATCGAACTTGGAG ACCGCAAGGTTGGAACGACAGGCCGCGGAATTGGCCCTGCTTACAGCACGAAAGCGGCG CGAAGCGGTATCAGACTCGCAGAGGTCTTCAACGAGGAGCTTTTTGAGTCGAAGCTCCGAAGACTTGCATCGGGCTACCAGAAGCGATATGGCGATCTGCTCAAGTACGAtgttgaggaagaaatcAACCGATTCAAGACATATCGGCCCAAGCTTCGCAAATACACCGTTGACGCCATTGCTTTCATGAAGGAGGCACAAGAGAAGAACACCAAGATCCTTTGCGAGGGAGCAAATG CTCTTATGCTGGATCTTGATTGGGGATCT TACCCATATGTGACCAGCAGTTCTACCGG CATCGGTGGCATGGTAACTGGACTTGCTCTTGATATCAGGAAGATTGGTGAGGTCATTGGTGTGGTCAAGGCCTACACCACTCGTGTCGGCTCTGGCGCGTTCAAGACCGAGGATCTCGGAGA GATCGGTGAAAAATTCCAGGAACGAGGCCGAGAATGG GGTACTTCAACTGGCCGAAGACGTCGCTGTGGCTG GCTTG ATCTCGTCGTCGTGAAATACACCACG GATGTCAACCACTACACGGCGCTGAACCTCACCAAG CTTGATGTCTTGGACACCTTCCCGACAATCAAGATCGCCATTGCGTACGAGGACCCTGAGACCGGCGAG AAACTCGACTCATATCCCGCATCATTGGATGTTCTCGACCGTGCCAAAGTCATCTATCATGAGATGCCCGGCTGGAACCAGTCGACCACCAACGTGAAGACCTTTGAGGAGCTTCCCAAGGAGGCCCAAGACTACATTCTG TACATTGAGGAGTTCGTTGGAGTCAAG ATCAAGTGGGTTGGTACCGGCCCGGACCGCGAGGCTATGATCACCCGATTTTAA
- a CDS encoding oxidoreductase family, NAD-binding rossmann fold domain-containing protein, giving the protein MAPIRICIIGLAATSSAGYKTGEWGIQHLNSLKLSPHYQIVGICNSSLASSQKSIESHKLGPDVKAYGSLDEVVSDPGIDMVSIVVAIGKHYELLKPVLQQKKNVLVEFPIAPTLAEVEELTTLANNAGVKTISGSQGRTHPVFRRMKDLVKSGAIGDVVFSTLNGHNSLVAAPMWPESQSILLNIDSGISRLHLVVGHIMDTHLSILGDFKDIQSTFKIQNKKTKLVDHEGKTIQESFNITAPDTILLQGVLESGAVTSVTMRTSKEPVDTTGFRWIISGTKGELELTSDPGIFHWGPPGLKLKLREFGGEAKEIDFNPGEPEHLSQVSYMGQNVARLYEAFAKGEEDGYATLDDALKVHKALEEAKLRAVWA; this is encoded by the exons ATGGCGCCTAtccgcatctgcatcatcggGCTCGCTGCCACCTCCAGCGCGGGTTACAAGACAGGCGAATGGGGAATCCAACACTTAAACTCTCTTAAACTCTCTCCTCACTATCAGATTGTCGGTATTTGCAATTCCTCACTCGCCTCCTCCCAAAAGTCCATCGAGTCGCACAAACTAGGCCCCGATGTCAAGGCCTACGGCTCTCTCGATGAGGTTGTTAGTGATCCTGGCATTGATATGGTCTCCATCGTTGTCGCCATTGGCAAGCATTACGAATTGTTAAAGCCTGTGCttcaacagaagaagaacgtTCTAGTGGAGTTTCCCATCGCGCCGACACTTGCAGAGGTTGAGGAGTTGACTACTCTGGCCAATAATGCTGGAGTCAAGACCATCAGTGGCTCACAGGGCCGTACTCATCCTGTATTCCGACGTATGAAGGACTTGGTCAAGTCCGGTGCCATCGGCGATGTGGTGTTTTCTACCCTCAACGGCCATAACTCCCTTGTTGCGGCGCCCATGTGGCCAGAGTCGCAGTCAATTCTTCTGAATATCGACTCTGGCATCAGCCGCTTGCATCTAGTTGTTGGGCACA TCATGGACACTCATTTGAGTATCCTTGGGGACTTTAAGGATATCCAGTCGACGTTCAAAATccaaaacaagaagacgaagcttGTGGATCACGAAGGCAAAACCATCCAAGAGAGTTTTAACATCACAGCTCCAGACACAATTCTTCTCCAGGGAGTCTTGGAAAGTGGTGCCGTAACGTCAGTGACGATGCGGACGTCCAAAGAACCAGTCGACACCACCGGCTTCCGATGGATCATCAGCGGGACCAAGGGAGAGCTTGAGTTGACTAGCGATCCTGGCATCTTCCACTGGGGGCCTCCAGGCCTCAAACTGAAGTTGAGAGAAtttggaggagaagcaaaggagATTGACTTCAACCCCGGTGAACCGGAACATTTGAGTCAGGTGTCTTATATGGGACAAAACGTAGCGAGGCTATACGAGGCGTTTGCCaagggtgaagaagatggatacGCCACCCTTGACGACGCATTGAAAGTTCACAAGGCCTTGGAAGAAGCTAAGCTTCGTGCAGTTTGGGCATAA